Proteins co-encoded in one Oncorhynchus kisutch isolate 150728-3 linkage group LG1, Okis_V2, whole genome shotgun sequence genomic window:
- the LOC109888960 gene encoding zinc finger and BTB domain-containing protein 45: protein MVRGDLQDCQGNPLHQSRCITQAMAAGTETVHYIHLHNSSQSVLEALRTQRREGLFCDVTVRIHDASLRAHACVLAAGSPFFQDKLLLGHSEISVPPLVPAETVKQLVDFMYSGSLVVVQSQALCILTAASILQIKTVIDECTQIISQRKVAAAAAAAASGGGGGMTAGVLPKQEERGGGKGRDSGGGCIGGGGAVSGGGGYQSFSNFALGDCGASNMVTGLGGANLNVNVSESGPGGALEQANPAGLMALADMGSPGALCGADGLSSGAAGVLMKNSNCTQDVRYKLRDLLAATANGANAGSSGNLSVGCSSGVSSVDSIGRDSIRSNAADLSEELVGMDRYCEEEEMDGHHRGRDLDRDRGAGGHSRKQRQPLRLQVLVGEEVVVKDEGVQEPDGGVFGLEEGRRVEGQEGTQESMATFGQEGVFYDEAGVFSPEAFWPQNEPAQAMSFNPRGRGNKLLSPSTSSQSINNQLLFQYPVSQSQPSASFFVGGPMVIDSMAGTEHSQQAPPPAPMTPALSTCGTPGPSPSSQGSETSFDCTHCGKSLRSRKNYSKHMFIHSGQKPHQCSICWRSFSLRDYLLKHMVVHTGVRAFQCSVCGKRFTQKSSLNVHMRTHRAERTFQCTVCHRAFTHRTLLERHALQHAHHGANQGQGQGQGLLETPKHSPPALAGPSGMCGPAGMGGTMTNMPSHGPPS, encoded by the exons ATGGTTAGGGGTGACCTGCAAGACTGCCAAGGAAACCCACTCCACCAAAGCAGGTGCATCACTCAG GCCATGGCTGCGGGCACGGAGACGGTGCACTACATCCACCTGCACAACTCCAGCCAGTCTGTTCTGGAGGCTTTACGGACGCAGCGGCGTGAGGGCCTCTTCTGCGATGTGACGGTGCGCATCCACGACGCCTCGCTGCGTGCCCATGCCTGCGTGCTGGCCGCTGGCAGCCCCTTCTTCCAGGACAAGCTGCTGCTGGGCCACTCTGAGATCTCGGTGCCGCCGCTGGTCCCCGCTGAGACGGTGAAGCAGCTGGTGGATTTTATGTACAGCGGCTCGCTGGTGGTGGTGCAGTCGCAGGCCCTCTGCATCCTCACCGCCGCCAGCATCCTGCAGATTAAGACGGTCATCGACGAGTGCACCCAGATCATCTCCCAGAGGAAGGTGGCTGCTGCTGCGGCCGCCGCAgcaagtggaggaggaggggggatgacaGCTGGGGTCCTGCCCAAGCAGGAGGAGCGGGGAGGGGGTAAAGGGAGGGACAGCGGTGGTGGTTGTATTGGTGGGGGTGGCGCAGTCAGCGGTGGTGGGGGTTACCAGAGCTTCTCGAACTTCGCATTGGGGGACTGCGGGGCGAGCAACATGGTCACAGGCCTGGGCGGAGCAAACTTGAACGTTAATGTTAGTGAGAGCGGCCCAGGAGGCGCCCTGGAGCAGGCTAACCCAGCGGGGCTGATGGCTCTAGCTGACATGGGCAGCCCCGGGGCCCTGTGTGGGGCTGACGGGCTAAGCTCAGGGGCCGCCGGGGTCCTCATGAAGAACTCAAATTGCACCCAGGATGTGAGGTACAAGCTGAGAGACCTGCTAGCTGCAACCGCTAACGGCGCCAATGCTGGAAGCTCAGGGAATCTCTCGGTCGGCTGCAGCTCTGGTGTCAGCAGCGTGGACAGCATTGGCCGGGACAGTATCCGCAGCAATGCGGCTGACCTCTCGGAGGAGCTCGTGGGGATGGACAGATACtgcgaggaggaggagatggatggacatcacagagggagagacttggacagagacagaggggcaggaGGACACAGCCGCAAGCAGAGGCAGCCACTCAGGCTTCAG GTTCTTGTAGGAGAGGAAGTGGTGGTGAAGGATGAAGGCGTGCAGGAGCCGGATGGAGGGGTCTTTGGCTTGGAGGAGGGAAGACGGGTTGAAGGGCAGGAGGGCACACAGGAATCCATGGCAACCTTCGGCCAG GAGGGTGTGTTCTATGATGAGGCTGGAGTTTTCTCCCCCGAGGCTTTCTGGCCCCAGAACGAGCCGGCTCAGGCCATGTCCTTCAACCCCAGAGGAAGAGGAAACAAGCTACTGTCTCCATCTACCTCCTCACAGTCCATCAACAACCAG CTACTTTTTCAGTACCCAGTCAGCCAATCACAGCCATCAGCCTCATTCTTTGTGGGCGGACCGATGGTGATTGACAGCATGGCCGGAACGGAGCACAGCCAACAGGCTCCGCCCCCGGCACCAATGACCCCTGCTCTGTCAACCTGTGGCACGCCaggcccctccccttcctcccaggGTTCTGAGACGTCCTTCGACTGCACTCATTGTGGGAAATCGTTACGTTCCAGGAAGAACTACAGCAAGCACATGTTCATACACTCCG GTCAAAAGCCTCATCAGTGCAGCATCTGCTGGCGCTCCTTCTCCCTGCGCGACTACCTCCTCAAGCACATGGTGGTGCACACGGGCGTGCGCGCCTTCCAGTGCTCTGTGTGCGGCAAGCGCTTCACACAGAAGAGCTCACTCAACGTGCATATGCGCACGCACCGGGCCGAGCGCACCTTCCAGTGCACCGTGTGCCACCGGGCCTTCACCCACCGCACCCTGCTGGAGCGCCATGCCCTGCAACACGCCCATCACGGGGCCAACCAGGGCCAAGGGCAGGGACAGGGCCTCCTGGAGACCCCCAAACACAGCCCTCCAGCCCTGGCAGGGCCCTCGGGCATGTGCGGCCCAGCTGGGATGGGCGGCACCATGACCAACATGCCCAGCCACGGGCCTCcctcctag
- the LOC109887830 gene encoding delta-like protein A: MGRAILLTVAVMLVLICKGFCSGVFELKLQEFLNKKGVQGNMNCCKGGLTSVYQQQCECKTFFRICLKHYQPNASPEPPCNYGGAITPVLGSNSFQVPEAMSDSSFTNPIRINFGFTWPGTFSLIIEALHTDSKDDLSIENPDRVISTMTTQRHLTVGDDWSQDLHTGGRTELRYSYRFVCDEHYYGDGCSVFCRPRDDAFGHFTCGERGEIVCDAGWKGHYCTEPLCLPGCDDEHGFCEKPGECKCRVGFKGRYCDECIRYPGCLHGTCQQPWQCNCQEGWGGLFCNQDLNYCTHHKPCMNGATCSNTGQGSYTCSCRPGFTGDACEIEVNECTLNPCRNGGSCTDMENTHACACPPGFYGNTCELSAMTCANGPCFNGGRCADNPDGGYFCQCPTGYAGFNCEKKIDHCTSSPCSNGARCVDLVNSYLCQCPDGFTGMNCDHTGNECSIYPCQNGGTCQEGLDGYTCTCPPGYTGRNCSSPISRCEHNPCHNSATCHERNNRYVCACVPGYGGRNCQFLLPDHAAIRGSEIPWMAVGSGTALVLLVLAGCAVLVGCVRNKVLRGSQGDATVSEGETINNLTNNCHRGDKDLSVSVVGLGPQPGVKNINKKMDFGSDADMDGPSPSCRSSYKSRQPPADYNLVHEVKYEQVAKESMLSLEASAYEEKCQALDSSFEYEECRNKRSKHLKSDTSETSRNEMKLPEMSACADTKYKSVFVMSEEKDECIIATEV; the protein is encoded by the exons ATGGGGCGCGCTATTCTTCTGACAGTTGCGGTTATGCTCGTCTTGATATGCAAG GGTTTTTGTTCAGGAGTTTTCGAACTGAAGTTGCAGGAGTTTTTGAACAAGAAAGGGGTTCAGGGCAACATGAACTGCTGCAAGGGAGGGTTGACGTCGGTTTATCAGCAACAGTGTGAATGTAAAACGTTTTTCAGAATCTGTCTGAAACATTATCAGCCAAACGCATCACCAGAGCCACCTTGTAACTACGGCGGCGCTATAACGCCTGTTCTTGGGTCAAACTCTTTCCAAGTTCCGGAAGCCATGTCTGACAGTTCATTCACCAATCCCATCAGAATTAACTTCGGTTTCACATGGCCG GGGACGTTCTCGCTGATCATTGAAGCTCTGCACACCGACTCCAAAGACGATCTTTCAATAG AAAACCCAGACCGTGTTATCAGCACAATGACCACCCAGAGACATCTGACGGTAGGAGATGACTGGTCTCAGGACCTGCATACGGGAGGAAGAACCGAGTTGAGGTACTCCTACCGCTTTGTCTGTGATGAGCACTACTATGGCGATGGCTGCTCGGTCTTCTGCCGCCCACGAGACGATGCCTTCGGCCACTTCACCTGTGGAGAGCGCGGAGAGATTGTCTGTGACGCCGGGTGGAAAGGCCATTACTGCACAGAAC CTCTCTGCCTTCCGGGATGTGACGACGAACACGGCTTCTGTGAGAAGCCTGGGGAGTGCAA GTGCAGAGTGGGTTTCAAAGGGCGGTACTGTGATGAGTGCATCCGTTACCCAGGCTGCCTCCATGGGACCTGCCAGCAGCCGTGGCAGTGCAACTgtcaggaggggtggggaggccTCTTCTGTAACCAAG ATCTGAACTACTGCACTCACCACAAGCCCTGTATGAATGGAGCCACTTGTAGCAACACTGGCCAGGGGAGCTACACCTGTTCCTGCAGACCGGGCTTCACTGGAGATGCTTGTGAGATTGAGGTCAACGAATGCACCCTGAACCCCTGTCGAAATGGAGGAAGCTGCACT GATATGGAGAACACGCATGCCTGTGCTTGCCCTCCTGGTTTCTACGGCAACACCTGCGAGCTGAGCGCCATGACTTGCGCCAATGGTCCCTGCTTCAACGGAGGCCGCTGTGCCGACAACCCTGATGGCGGATACTTCTGCCAGTGCCCCACCGGCTACGCTGGCTTCAACTGCGAGAAGAAGATTGACCACTGCACCTCCAGCCCATGCTCCAATG GTGCCCGGTGTGTGGATCTCGTCAACTCCTACCTGTGCCAGTGTCCCGATGGCTTCACAGGCATGAACTGCGACCACACTGGCAACGAGTGCTCCATCTACCCCTGCCAAAATGGTGGTACATGCCAGGAGGGTCTTGATGGCTACACCTGCACCTGCCCCCCGGGCTACACGGGCCGCAACTGCAGTTCTCCCATAAGCCGCTGCGAGCACAACCCTTGCCACAACAGCGCCACCTGCCACGAGAGAAACAACCGCTATGTGTGCGCTTGCGTGCCTGGTTACGGTGGCCGCAACTGCCAGTTCCTGCTCCCAGACCATGCAGCTATCCGAGGCTCGGAGATCCCCTGGATGGCGGTGGGGTCTGGGACAGCTCTGGTGCTGCTTGTGCTAGCAGGGTGTGCAGTGCTGGTTGGCTGCGTTCGCAACAAGGTGCTGCGTGGTAGCCAGGGCGATGCCACCGTCAGCGAAGGTGAGACCATAAACAACCTGACCAATAACTGTCACCGGGGTGATAAGGACCTGTCGGTAAGCGTCGTAGGGCTCGGGCCACAGCCAGGTGTCAAGAACATCAATAAGAAAATGGACTTCGGAAGCGATGCCGACATGGACGGACCATCGCCGTCGTGTCGGAGCAGCTACAAGAGCCGCCAGCCGCCGGCGGACTATAACCTTGTGCATGAGGTGAAGTACGAGCAGGTGGCCAAAGAGTCAATGCTGAGCTTGGAGGCCTCAGCTTACGAAGAGAAATGCCAAGCTTTGGACTCGAGTTTTGAGTATGAGGAGTGCAGAAATAAACGCAGCAAACATTTAAAAAG TGACACATCAGAAACTTCAAGAAATGAAATGAAACTTCCAGAAATGTCCGCATGTGCAGACACCAAGTACAAATCCGTGTTTGTCATGTCGGAGGAGAAGGACGAATGTATAATTGCAACTGAG GTGTAA
- the LOC109893951 gene encoding rho-related GTP-binding protein RhoU-like isoform X2, producing the protein MLPQDIRVQKPRRISDSAPPVPPRRGKNRDVPLSTRGRSGSVPERKVNCVLVGDGAVGKTSLIVSYTTNGYPTEYIPTAFDNFAAMVVVDGKPVRLQLCDMAGQDELDRIRPLCYHNADVFLLCYSVVRPSSFRNATDRWAPEIRHHCPGAPMVLVGTQLDLREDVQVLVQLARNQERPVSTEEAQQLAKDIGAVSFIECSGLTQKNLKEVFDQAILASIQPVENVQQLQQRQSLRKKTPDKIKSLSETWWKKLSCVVVAGECVGGEFD; encoded by the exons ATGCTTCCTCAAGATATAAGAGTGCAGAAACCCCGTCGGATCTCGGATTCGGCTCCACCGGTACCACCACGGCGTGGCAAGAACAGAGACGTTCCTCTTTCAACGCGTGGGCGGTCGGGCTCCGTACCTGAGCGCAAGGTGAACTGCGTCCTCGTCGGAGATGGAGCGGTGGGGAAGACAAGTCTTATCGTCAGCTACACCACAAATGGTTATCCGACAGAATACATTCCAACAGCTTTCGACAACTTTGCAG ctatggttgttgtggatggaaAACCTGTGAGACTGCAACTCTGTGATATGGCTGGCCAG GACGAGCTGGACCGGATCCGCCCTCTATGCTACCACAATGCCGATGTCTTCCTGCTCTGCTACAGTGTGGTGCGCCCCTCCTCCTTCCGCAACGCCACTGACCGCTGGGCGCCCGAGATTCGCCATCACTGCCCCGGGGCACCCATGGTCCTGGTGGGAACCCAGCTGGACCTGAGGGAAGACGTCCAGGTGCTGGTCCAGCTGGCTAGGAATCAGGAGCGGCCTGTGAGCACCGAGGAGGCCCAGCAGCTGGCGAAGGATATCGGGGCTGTGTCCTTCATAGAGTGCTCGGGTCTGACCCAGAAGAATCTGAAGGAGGTGTTTGACCAGGCCATCTTGGCTAGCATCCAGCCAGTGGAGAACGTTCAGCAGCTCCAGCAGAGGCAGAGCCTGAGGAAGAAGACCCCGGATAAGATCAAGAGTCTCTCTGAGACTTGGTGGAAGAAGCTGAGCTGTGTTGTTGTGGCAGGAGAGTGTGTGGGAGGAGAGTTTGATTGA
- the LOC109893951 gene encoding rho-related GTP-binding protein RhoU-like isoform X1, producing the protein MLPQDIRVQKPRRISDSAPPVPPRRGKNRDVPLSTRGRSGSVPERKVNCVLVGDGAVGKTSLIVSYTTNGYPTEYIPTAFDNFAAMVVVDGKPVRLQLCDMAGQKWGMEDDTINDELDRIRPLCYHNADVFLLCYSVVRPSSFRNATDRWAPEIRHHCPGAPMVLVGTQLDLREDVQVLVQLARNQERPVSTEEAQQLAKDIGAVSFIECSGLTQKNLKEVFDQAILASIQPVENVQQLQQRQSLRKKTPDKIKSLSETWWKKLSCVVVAGECVGGEFD; encoded by the exons ATGCTTCCTCAAGATATAAGAGTGCAGAAACCCCGTCGGATCTCGGATTCGGCTCCACCGGTACCACCACGGCGTGGCAAGAACAGAGACGTTCCTCTTTCAACGCGTGGGCGGTCGGGCTCCGTACCTGAGCGCAAGGTGAACTGCGTCCTCGTCGGAGATGGAGCGGTGGGGAAGACAAGTCTTATCGTCAGCTACACCACAAATGGTTATCCGACAGAATACATTCCAACAGCTTTCGACAACTTTGCAG ctatggttgttgtggatggaaAACCTGTGAGACTGCAACTCTGTGATATGGCTGGCCAG AAATGGGGGATGGAGGATGACACTATTAAT GACGAGCTGGACCGGATCCGCCCTCTATGCTACCACAATGCCGATGTCTTCCTGCTCTGCTACAGTGTGGTGCGCCCCTCCTCCTTCCGCAACGCCACTGACCGCTGGGCGCCCGAGATTCGCCATCACTGCCCCGGGGCACCCATGGTCCTGGTGGGAACCCAGCTGGACCTGAGGGAAGACGTCCAGGTGCTGGTCCAGCTGGCTAGGAATCAGGAGCGGCCTGTGAGCACCGAGGAGGCCCAGCAGCTGGCGAAGGATATCGGGGCTGTGTCCTTCATAGAGTGCTCGGGTCTGACCCAGAAGAATCTGAAGGAGGTGTTTGACCAGGCCATCTTGGCTAGCATCCAGCCAGTGGAGAACGTTCAGCAGCTCCAGCAGAGGCAGAGCCTGAGGAAGAAGACCCCGGATAAGATCAAGAGTCTCTCTGAGACTTGGTGGAAGAAGCTGAGCTGTGTTGTTGTGGCAGGAGAGTGTGTGGGAGGAGAGTTTGATTGA